A stretch of Gemmobacter fulvus DNA encodes these proteins:
- a CDS encoding Lrp/AsnC family transcriptional regulator, with product MLDDTDRRLLRQLLAEPSLGTSDLAERAGLTTATCWRRLEKLQAAGVITARQAVIDWRALGYAVEVSLRFTLDKTEPRAFDEFLEAARQVPEVIGIETFLGRVDVRLNVIARDMAQYQEIYRRRILTLPHIADIEALMLIATIKDSAGLPL from the coding sequence ATGCTTGATGATACGGATCGGCGGCTGTTGCGCCAGCTTCTGGCGGAACCCAGTCTGGGCACATCGGATCTGGCCGAACGGGCCGGGCTGACCACCGCAACCTGCTGGCGGCGGCTGGAAAAACTGCAGGCGGCAGGGGTCATCACGGCGCGGCAAGCGGTGATCGACTGGCGCGCGCTGGGATATGCGGTCGAGGTGTCGCTGCGCTTCACGCTGGACAAGACCGAACCGCGCGCCTTTGACGAATTTCTGGAGGCGGCGCGGCAGGTGCCCGAGGTGATCGGGATCGAGACGTTTCTGGGGCGCGTCGATGTCCGGCTGAACGTGATTGCCCGCGACATGGCGCAGTATCAGGAGATTTATCGCCGCCGCATCCTCACCCTGCCGCATATCGCCGATATCGAGGCGCTGATGCTGATTGCCACCATCAAGGATTCCGCGGGGTTGCCGCTGTGA
- a CDS encoding Lrp/AsnC family transcriptional regulator — protein MIDLDDIDRAFLRDLARDGTLAAGELGRRHGLSQPAAWRRVKRMEEAGVLAGQRVLVDRAALGFGVTVFLGIKLATKGRVSLEDFERAVTAIPEVQVVQHVLGLFDYRLRVVARDIADFERVLRRRIMTLPGVGQVEANVVLTEEARPGPLG, from the coding sequence GTGATCGACCTGGACGATATCGACCGGGCGTTTCTGCGCGATCTGGCGCGCGATGGCACGTTGGCCGCAGGCGAGCTCGGCCGTCGCCACGGGCTGAGCCAGCCTGCCGCCTGGCGGCGGGTGAAGCGGATGGAAGAGGCCGGGGTTCTGGCCGGGCAGCGGGTACTGGTCGACCGCGCGGCGCTGGGGTTCGGGGTCACGGTGTTTCTGGGCATCAAGCTGGCCACCAAGGGCCGGGTCAGCCTTGAGGATTTTGAACGCGCCGTCACCGCCATCCCCGAGGTGCAGGTGGTGCAGCATGTGCTGGGCCTGTTCGATTACCGGCTGCGGGTGGTGGCTCGCGACATTGCCGATTTTGAACGGGTGCTGCGGCGGCGGATCATGACGCTGCCGGGGGTGGGGCAGGTGGAGGCCAATGTGGTGCTGACCGAAGAGGCCCGACCCGGCCCCTTGGGCTGA
- a CDS encoding aminotransferase class V-fold PLP-dependent enzyme gives MPGLRPDVDPDGLQEFSVVFTDRSLNHMSAKFQTVMREISSMLREVYHAEAVALVPGGGSYAMEAVARQFGSGAHALIVRNGWFSYRWTQIFEAGGFAGQTTVVMARPAGNGARAPFAPPPIDEVVARIRSEKPDVIFAPHVETSAGLILPDDYITAMAAAAHEVGALMVLDCIASGAIWVDMQATGVDVLISAPQKGWSASPSAGLVMMSAAAVARLEATSSSSFALDLKKWRAIMAAYEGGGHAYHATLPTDALLGFRDAMAETQALGFDSLKAAQWQLGHGVRAMLAAKGVQSVAADGFGAPGVVVSYTDDPEIQTGRKFLAEGLQIAAGVPLQVGEGSAFQTFRLGLFGLDKLTDVEGTLARLRPVVDKLL, from the coding sequence ATGCCCGGACTTCGCCCCGACGTGGATCCAGATGGTTTGCAGGAATTCTCGGTCGTGTTCACCGACCGCTCGCTCAACCATATGTCTGCGAAATTTCAGACAGTTATGCGCGAAATTTCATCCATGCTGCGCGAGGTTTATCACGCCGAGGCGGTGGCTCTGGTGCCCGGTGGCGGCTCTTATGCGATGGAGGCGGTGGCGCGGCAGTTCGGCAGTGGGGCCCATGCGCTGATCGTGCGCAACGGCTGGTTTTCCTATCGCTGGACCCAGATTTTCGAGGCGGGCGGCTTTGCCGGGCAGACCACGGTGGTGATGGCGCGGCCTGCGGGCAATGGCGCGCGCGCGCCCTTTGCACCGCCGCCGATCGACGAGGTGGTGGCCCGGATCCGGTCGGAAAAGCCGGATGTGATCTTTGCGCCGCATGTCGAAACCTCGGCCGGGTTGATCCTGCCCGATGACTACATCACTGCCATGGCCGCCGCCGCGCATGAGGTCGGCGCGCTGATGGTGCTGGATTGCATCGCCTCCGGCGCGATCTGGGTGGATATGCAGGCGACCGGCGTGGATGTGCTGATCTCGGCCCCGCAAAAGGGCTGGTCGGCGTCGCCTTCGGCCGGGCTGGTGATGATGTCCGCCGCGGCGGTGGCGCGGCTGGAGGCGACGAGTTCCAGCAGTTTCGCACTGGATCTGAAGAAATGGCGCGCGATCATGGCCGCCTATGAGGGGGGCGGCCATGCCTATCACGCCACCCTGCCGACCGATGCCTTGCTGGGCTTCCGCGATGCGATGGCCGAAACGCAGGCGCTTGGCTTTGACAGCCTGAAGGCCGCGCAATGGCAGCTTGGTCACGGCGTGCGGGCGATGCTGGCGGCCAAAGGGGTGCAATCGGTGGCCGCTGACGGCTTTGGCGCGCCGGGTGTGGTGGTGAGCTATACCGATGACCCGGAGATCCAGACCGGCCGTAAATTTCTGGCCGAAGGCTTGCAGATCGCGGCGGGCGTGCCGTTGCAGGTGGGCGAGGGCAGCGCGTTCCAGACCTTCCGCCTCGGCCTGTTCGGCCTTGATAAACTGACAGATGTAGAGGGCACGCTGGCCCGTCTGCGCCCGGTCGTCGACAAACTGCTGTAA
- a CDS encoding ABC transporter ATP-binding protein, whose translation MATVTLSDDFVVFDHVQKSYDGVSLVVKDLNLKIGKGEFLTMLGPSGSGKTTCLMMLAGFETATNGEIRLDGRNINLVPPHKRGIGMVFQNYALFPHMTVGENLSFPLEVRGMGKDEREAKVKRALDMVQMYSFINRRPAQLSGGQQQRIALARALVFDPSLVLMDEPLGALDKQLREHMQFEIKHLHESLGITVVYVTHDQGEALTMSDRVAVFNDGKIQQLAPPADLYERPENSFVAQFIGENNKLPGTIEELSGDKALVRLSTGELIDATPVNVTAKGQKTLVSIRPERVEFKPEMMPPGAHMIGADVIEVIYMGDILRARLKVAGSDDFVMKMRNTLGQTKLEAGQKISIGWHPQDARALEPM comes from the coding sequence GTGGCCACAGTGACCCTCAGCGACGATTTCGTCGTATTCGACCATGTTCAAAAAAGTTATGATGGCGTTTCGCTGGTCGTCAAAGATCTTAATCTGAAGATCGGCAAAGGCGAATTTCTGACGATGCTCGGGCCGTCCGGCTCTGGCAAGACCACCTGCCTGATGATGCTGGCGGGGTTCGAGACGGCCACGAATGGCGAGATCCGCCTCGATGGCCGCAACATCAACCTCGTGCCGCCGCACAAGCGCGGCATCGGCATGGTGTTCCAGAACTACGCGCTGTTCCCGCATATGACCGTGGGCGAAAACCTGTCCTTCCCGCTGGAAGTGCGCGGCATGGGCAAGGATGAACGCGAAGCCAAGGTCAAGCGCGCGCTCGACATGGTGCAGATGTATTCCTTCATTAACCGCCGTCCGGCCCAGCTTTCGGGCGGGCAACAGCAGCGGATCGCGCTGGCACGGGCCCTGGTGTTCGACCCGTCGCTGGTGCTGATGGACGAACCGCTGGGCGCGCTGGATAAACAGCTGCGCGAACATATGCAGTTTGAAATCAAGCACCTGCACGAAAGCCTCGGCATCACCGTCGTCTATGTCACCCATGATCAGGGCGAGGCGCTGACGATGAGCGACCGCGTGGCGGTGTTCAACGATGGCAAGATCCAGCAGCTTGCCCCGCCCGCCGACCTGTATGAACGCCCCGAGAACAGCTTTGTTGCGCAGTTCATCGGTGAAAACAACAAGCTGCCCGGCACCATCGAAGAGCTGAGCGGCGACAAGGCACTGGTGCGCCTGTCCACCGGCGAGCTGATCGACGCGACACCGGTCAATGTGACGGCGAAAGGCCAAAAGACCCTCGTGTCGATCCGGCCGGAGCGGGTGGAGTTCAAGCCCGAAATGATGCCGCCCGGCGCGCATATGATCGGCGCGGATGTGATCGAGGTCATCTATATGGGCGACATCCTGCGCGCCCGCCTCAAGGTGGCCGGGTCCGATGATTTCGTGATGAAGATGCGCAACACGCTGGGGCAGACCAAGCTGGAGGCTGGCCAGAAGATCAGCATCGGCTGGCACCCGCAGGACGCGCGTGCGCTGGAACCAATGTGA
- a CDS encoding ABC transporter substrate-binding protein, whose product MKKLLALSTALTAVAVSASADVTVMSWGGSYGTSQMEAYIKPYIAETGVKVTMVDADNPATPVKAMVEANNVTVDVADVEYADAIRLCDEGMLEEIDPAILPAAPDGTPATEDFLPGALTDCAVATIVFSTVFAYDSSKFPEGPKAISDFFDLEKFPGKRAMRKGAKANLEMALMADGVPAADVYATLETPEGVDRAFAMLDKIKKDTIWWEAGAQPPQLLADGEVAMTTAYNGRIFAAAVSENKPFNVVWDGQVYEYDLFVIPKGAPNLEDAKKFLAYATDTQRLADQAKWISYGPARKSSGPLVGMFMDGKTEMAPHMPTSAANLTNALASSYEFWVDRDSELNEKFNAWLAAN is encoded by the coding sequence ATGAAGAAACTTCTTGCCCTGTCCACTGCCCTGACCGCTGTGGCCGTATCGGCCTCTGCGGATGTCACGGTCATGTCCTGGGGCGGCTCCTACGGCACCAGCCAGATGGAAGCCTATATCAAGCCCTATATCGCCGAAACCGGCGTCAAGGTCACTATGGTGGATGCCGACAACCCGGCAACCCCGGTGAAGGCGATGGTCGAGGCGAACAACGTCACCGTCGATGTGGCCGACGTGGAATATGCCGATGCGATCCGCCTGTGCGATGAAGGCATGCTGGAAGAAATTGATCCGGCCATCCTGCCCGCCGCCCCCGATGGCACCCCGGCGACCGAAGACTTCCTGCCGGGCGCGCTGACCGATTGCGCCGTGGCAACCATCGTGTTTTCGACCGTGTTCGCCTATGACAGCTCCAAATTCCCGGAAGGCCCGAAAGCCATTTCCGACTTCTTCGATCTGGAGAAGTTCCCGGGCAAACGCGCGATGCGCAAGGGTGCGAAAGCCAACCTTGAAATGGCGCTGATGGCAGATGGTGTGCCGGCGGCGGATGTCTATGCCACGCTGGAAACCCCCGAAGGCGTGGACCGCGCCTTTGCCATGCTCGACAAGATCAAGAAAGACACGATCTGGTGGGAAGCCGGTGCCCAGCCGCCGCAACTGCTCGCCGATGGCGAAGTGGCGATGACCACCGCCTATAACGGCCGGATCTTTGCCGCCGCCGTGTCGGAAAACAAACCGTTCAACGTGGTCTGGGATGGCCAGGTCTATGAATATGACCTGTTCGTGATTCCGAAGGGCGCGCCCAATCTGGAAGACGCGAAAAAGTTCCTGGCCTATGCCACGGATACCCAGCGCCTTGCCGATCAGGCCAAATGGATCAGCTATGGCCCGGCGCGCAAATCCTCCGGCCCGCTGGTCGGCATGTTCATGGATGGCAAGACCGAAATGGCGCCGCATATGCCCACTTCGGCGGCCAACCTGACCAATGCGCTGGCCTCGTCCTATGAATTCTGGGTCGACCGCGATTCCGAGCTGAACGAGAAGTTCAACGCCTGGCTCGCCGCCAACTGA
- a CDS encoding ABC transporter permease: protein MTDISASLTTADGRPLKAALAAAQGRARRKAFFLVAPLLLFVVITFILPIGQMLQRSVYHDGFSKAAPNLAAWFEANASDVAPDEAAFAALAADLAQMKADKTAGEAGTRINYTVPGTRSLFTSAARGADKLTPPFKEALLAQDAKWGQPIIWQAMRAAASPYTTDFYLIATDRARADDGSIVQVPENERIYLWLFGKTFILSGLITFICLLLAFPIAHLLATLPMAKSNLLMILVLLPFWTSLLVRTTSWIVLLQGQGVVNNVLVSLGVVGDDGRLSMIYNQTGTIIVMTHILLPFMVLPLYSVMRTIKPAYARAARSLGATSWTTFRRIYLPQTLPGIGAGALLVFILAVGYYITPALVGGASGQLISNLIDFHMDKSNWSLAAALSAMLLAGVLVLYWLYDRLVGIDKLKLG from the coding sequence ATGACCGATATTTCCGCATCTCTTACCACCGCAGATGGCCGCCCGCTGAAGGCGGCGCTGGCCGCAGCGCAAGGCCGCGCCCGCCGCAAGGCATTTTTCCTGGTGGCCCCGCTGTTGCTGTTCGTGGTGATCACCTTCATCCTGCCCATCGGCCAGATGCTGCAACGCTCGGTCTATCACGATGGCTTTTCCAAAGCGGCCCCCAACCTCGCGGCCTGGTTCGAGGCCAATGCCTCGGATGTGGCACCCGATGAGGCCGCCTTTGCCGCACTCGCCGCCGATCTGGCGCAGATGAAGGCCGACAAGACCGCAGGCGAGGCGGGCACCCGCATCAACTATACCGTGCCGGGCACCCGCTCGCTCTTCACCTCGGCGGCGCGGGGAGCAGACAAGCTGACCCCGCCGTTCAAGGAGGCGCTGCTGGCACAGGATGCGAAATGGGGCCAGCCGATCATCTGGCAGGCGATGCGCGCCGCCGCCTCGCCCTATACCACCGATTTCTACCTGATCGCGACCGACCGCGCCCGCGCCGATGATGGCTCCATCGTGCAGGTGCCGGAAAATGAACGGATCTATCTCTGGCTCTTTGGCAAGACCTTCATCCTGTCGGGCCTGATCACCTTCATCTGCCTCCTGCTCGCCTTCCCGATCGCCCATCTGCTGGCAACCCTGCCGATGGCGAAATCCAACCTGCTGATGATCCTCGTGCTGCTGCCGTTCTGGACCTCGCTTCTGGTGCGCACCACCTCCTGGATCGTGCTGCTGCAAGGGCAGGGCGTGGTGAACAATGTGCTGGTCTCGCTGGGCGTGGTCGGCGACGATGGCCGCCTGTCGATGATCTACAACCAGACCGGCACGATCATCGTGATGACACATATCCTGCTGCCCTTCATGGTGCTGCCGCTCTATTCGGTGATGCGCACGATCAAACCGGCCTATGCCCGCGCCGCACGCAGTCTGGGCGCAACCAGCTGGACCACCTTCCGCCGCATCTACCTGCCGCAAACCCTGCCCGGCATCGGGGCGGGCGCGCTGTTGGTGTTCATCCTGGCCGTCGGCTATTACATCACCCCGGCACTGGTCGGCGGCGCCAGCGGTCAGCTGATCTCGAACCTGATCGACTTCCACATGGACAAATCGAACTGGTCGCTGGCGGCCGCCCTCTCGGCCATGCTGCTGGCCGGGGTGCTGGTGCTCTACTGGCTTTATGATCGCCTTGTTGGCATCGACAAACTGAAACTCGGGTAA
- a CDS encoding ABC transporter permease, protein MALPAYADPLERIWYYTYHAICITIFVFLIAPILIVMPLSFNAEPYFTFTEKMLTLDPDGYSLRWYDLLLTFGMSAPDLPRDGTWWSDVWQNATWVKAAKNSIIIGFWSTIVATVLGTLAALGLSRPEMPYRRLIMAILISPMIVPIIIIATGLFFYYSDPCAPLGWVGIDLNCGRLTSTYTGVILAHATLGIPFVIITVTATLIGFDQSLSRAAASLGASPQRTFFKIILPLILPGVVSGALFAFVTSFDEVVAVLFIAGPEQQTIPRQMWNGIREAISPAILSVATILVLISICLLATVEVLRRRSERLRGVTPQ, encoded by the coding sequence ATGGCTCTTCCCGCCTATGCCGATCCGCTGGAGCGCATCTGGTATTACACCTATCATGCGATCTGCATCACGATCTTCGTGTTCCTCATCGCACCGATCCTGATAGTGATGCCGCTCAGCTTCAACGCCGAGCCGTATTTCACCTTTACCGAAAAGATGCTGACGCTCGATCCCGACGGCTATTCGCTGCGCTGGTATGATCTGCTGCTGACCTTCGGCATGTCCGCCCCCGATCTGCCGCGCGATGGCACCTGGTGGTCGGATGTCTGGCAGAATGCCACCTGGGTGAAGGCGGCCAAGAACTCGATCATCATCGGCTTCTGGTCCACCATCGTGGCCACCGTGCTGGGCACGCTGGCAGCGCTTGGCCTGTCGCGGCCGGAGATGCCCTATCGGCGGCTGATCATGGCCATCCTGATCTCGCCGATGATCGTGCCGATCATCATCATCGCGACCGGGTTGTTCTTCTATTACTCGGATCCCTGCGCGCCGCTGGGCTGGGTGGGGATTGACCTGAACTGTGGTCGCCTGACCTCGACCTATACCGGCGTGATCCTCGCCCATGCCACGCTGGGGATCCCCTTCGTGATCATCACAGTGACGGCGACGCTGATCGGTTTCGATCAGTCGCTGAGCCGAGCCGCGGCCTCGCTCGGGGCCTCGCCGCAGCGGACCTTCTTCAAGATCATCCTGCCGCTGATCCTGCCGGGCGTGGTGTCGGGCGCGTTGTTTGCTTTCGTCACCTCGTTTGACGAGGTGGTGGCCGTGCTGTTCATCGCCGGGCCGGAACAGCAAACCATCCCGCGCCAGATGTGGAACGGTATCCGCGAGGCGATCAGCCCGGCGATCCTGTCAGTCGCCACGATCCTCGTGCTGATTTCGATCTGCCTGCTGGCCACCGTCGAAGTCCTGCGCCGCCGGTCTGAACGGTTGCGCGGTGTGACACCGCAGTAA
- a CDS encoding AEC family transporter — protein sequence MNALLDVIMPVFLVIGGGWIAARTGLLSDAAVDALMRFAQSIAVPVLLFLSISRLDLVAAYDPALFASFYAGAFAGFGLGFLGARLLGRPATDAVAIGFACMFSNSLLLGVPITERAYGSAALAGNFAIISIHSPLLYATGIMAMELARSHGQGLPAHRLARQVLRAIFTQPMVLGISAGFAVNLSGLPLPGFAWDALKMVGGAAIPTALFGLGGVLLRYRPEGDGRAIAMVMALSLLLHPGLTYLLGTRVFGLDTDQLRSAVLTGAMAPGVNAYLFAHMYGVAKRVTASSVLLATAGSIGTIWLWLTILP from the coding sequence ATGAACGCCCTGCTGGATGTCATCATGCCGGTGTTTCTGGTCATCGGCGGCGGCTGGATCGCGGCGCGCACCGGCCTTCTGTCCGATGCGGCGGTGGATGCGCTGATGCGGTTCGCGCAAAGCATCGCCGTGCCGGTGCTGCTGTTCCTGTCGATTTCGCGGCTCGATCTGGTGGCCGCCTATGATCCGGCGCTGTTTGCCAGCTTTTACGCCGGGGCCTTTGCGGGCTTCGGCCTCGGCTTTCTTGGCGCGCGCCTGCTCGGTCGGCCCGCCACCGATGCCGTGGCCATCGGCTTTGCCTGCATGTTCTCGAACTCACTGCTGCTCGGCGTGCCGATCACCGAACGCGCCTATGGCAGTGCGGCGCTGGCGGGCAACTTTGCGATCATCTCCATCCATTCGCCGCTGCTTTATGCGACTGGCATCATGGCAATGGAACTGGCACGCAGCCACGGTCAGGGCCTGCCCGCGCATCGGCTGGCCCGTCAGGTCCTGCGCGCCATCTTCACGCAACCGATGGTGCTGGGCATCAGCGCCGGTTTTGCGGTGAACCTGAGCGGCCTGCCCCTGCCCGGCTTTGCCTGGGATGCGCTGAAAATGGTCGGCGGGGCGGCCATTCCCACGGCGCTGTTCGGCCTCGGCGGCGTGCTGCTGCGCTACCGCCCCGAAGGCGATGGCCGCGCCATCGCCATGGTCATGGCCCTGTCGCTGCTGCTGCACCCGGGCCTCACCTATCTTCTGGGCACACGGGTCTTCGGCCTCGACACCGATCAACTCCGCTCTGCCGTTCTGACCGGGGCGATGGCACCCGGGGTCAATGCCTATCTGTTTGCCCATATGTATGGCGTCGCCAAACGGGTTACCGCCTCCAGCGTGCTGCTGGCCACCGCAGGCTCCATCGGCACCATCTGGCTCTGGCTCACCATCCTGCCCTGA
- a CDS encoding MBL fold metallo-hydrolase, whose translation MYRFTILGCGSSGGVPRLGGDWGDCDPTNAKNRRRRCSMLVERIGAEGITRVLIDTSPDMRDQLLDAGIGTLDAVAYTHSHADHVHGIDDLRQIVFNLRRRLPVWADGPTQGALLDRFAYAFVQPEGSPYPPILDLHTIDGPFTIQGAGGPVTLTPFLADHGSIDALGFRIGGLAYLPDVVAIPETSWPLLIGLEIWVLDALRRKPHPTHAHLALSLEWMSRAKPTRGVLTNMHLDLDYATLAAELPDHICPAYDGMILELPAP comes from the coding sequence ATGTATCGTTTCACCATTCTTGGCTGCGGCTCCTCCGGTGGCGTGCCCCGGCTGGGCGGCGATTGGGGCGATTGCGATCCGACCAATGCCAAAAACCGCCGCCGCCGCTGTTCGATGCTGGTGGAACGGATCGGGGCCGAGGGCATCACCCGCGTGCTGATCGACACCTCGCCCGACATGCGCGACCAGCTTCTGGATGCCGGGATCGGCACGCTGGATGCCGTGGCCTATACCCATAGCCATGCCGATCATGTGCATGGTATCGACGATCTGCGACAGATCGTGTTCAACTTGCGCCGCCGCCTGCCGGTCTGGGCAGACGGCCCGACGCAGGGCGCGCTGCTGGACCGGTTTGCCTATGCCTTTGTCCAACCCGAAGGCTCGCCCTATCCGCCAATCCTCGACCTGCACACGATCGACGGCCCCTTCACCATTCAGGGCGCCGGGGGGCCGGTGACGCTGACGCCGTTTCTGGCCGATCACGGCTCCATCGACGCGCTGGGGTTCCGCATCGGCGGTCTGGCCTATCTGCCCGATGTGGTGGCGATCCCCGAGACGAGTTGGCCCCTGCTGATCGGGCTGGAGATCTGGGTGCTGGATGCGCTGCGCCGCAAACCGCATCCGACCCATGCGCATCTGGCACTGTCGCTGGAATGGATGTCCCGGGCCAAACCCACCCGCGGCGTGCTGACCAATATGCACCTCGATCTGGATTATGCGACGCTCGCCGCCGAACTGCCCGACCATATCTGCCCCGCCTATGACGGCATGATCCTGGAACTGCCTGCGCCATGA
- a CDS encoding TatD family hydrolase — translation MTLPDLVDSHCHLDFPDFDGELPRIIAAARAAGVRRMVTICTRLHSEPAVRAIAEAYEGVFYAAGIHPMRAHEDPLVTVDQLVALAKHPKFVGIGETGLDYHYTAESAEVQKASLRLHIEAAQDTGLPLIIHARAADDDMARILTEGWRHQPYACVMHCFSSSAELARAALDLGFYLSMSGIASFPKSQELRDIFAAAPLDRILLETDSPYLAPVPHRGKRNEPAYTAFTAKAGAALFGLSVEEFAAATTANFDRLFTKAADRAQAA, via the coding sequence ATGACCCTGCCCGACCTCGTTGACAGCCATTGCCATCTCGACTTCCCGGATTTTGACGGGGAATTGCCGCGTATCATCGCCGCCGCCCGGGCCGCCGGGGTGCGCCGCATGGTGACCATCTGCACCAGGCTGCACAGCGAACCCGCCGTGCGCGCCATTGCCGAGGCCTACGAAGGCGTGTTCTACGCCGCAGGCATCCATCCGATGCGGGCGCATGAAGACCCGCTGGTCACGGTGGATCAGCTGGTGGCGCTGGCCAAACACCCGAAATTCGTGGGCATCGGCGAAACCGGCCTCGACTACCACTATACCGCCGAGAGCGCCGAGGTGCAGAAAGCCTCGCTCCGCCTGCATATCGAGGCGGCGCAGGACACCGGCCTGCCGCTGATCATCCATGCCCGCGCCGCCGATGACGACATGGCGCGCATCCTGACCGAAGGCTGGCGACACCAGCCCTATGCCTGTGTGATGCACTGCTTCTCCTCCTCTGCCGAACTGGCGCGCGCGGCGCTGGATCTGGGCTTCTATCTGTCGATGTCCGGCATCGCGTCCTTTCCCAAAAGCCAGGAGCTGCGCGACATTTTCGCCGCTGCACCACTGGACCGGATCCTGCTGGAAACCGACAGCCCCTATCTTGCCCCCGTGCCCCATCGCGGCAAACGCAACGAACCCGCCTATACCGCCTTCACCGCCAAGGCCGGAGCAGCCCTGTTCGGGCTGAGCGTCGAGGAGTTCGCAGCCGCCACCACCGCCAATTTCGACCGGCTGTTCACCAAGGCCGCTGACCGGGCACAGGCCGCCTGA
- a CDS encoding DNA polymerase III subunit delta' yields the protein MPSVYLGDFPEPDRIEGAPHPRETAQLIGHEAAQADFLHSFNAGRLHHGWLITGPRGVGKATLAWRLARFLLATPEHDGGMFAPPPPATLDVPADHPVTRRLAALSDPRAYLLRRGLNETEKAPAQDILVKEVRKLKEFFTMAAADGGRRVAIVDSADELNTNAANALLKLLEEPPAGVTFFLISHQPFRLLPTIRSRCRELRLTALPARPMAEALAQAGAVIDAPEAMAELAGGSVGEAMRITNLEGMALYRTLIALFGGLPRMDRPRLLAFAETGSGKGNEPRFDLALTLMDLLLARLARAGTLGTTPPEACQGEAALLARLSPDPWAARQWADLAQSLSARARRGKAVNLDPAALLMDMLLRIEETAGTLASR from the coding sequence ATGCCGTCCGTCTATCTTGGCGATTTCCCGGAACCCGACCGGATCGAAGGCGCGCCGCATCCGCGCGAAACCGCGCAGTTGATCGGGCACGAGGCGGCACAGGCCGATTTTCTGCACAGCTTCAATGCCGGGCGGCTGCATCACGGCTGGCTGATCACCGGGCCACGCGGCGTGGGCAAGGCGACGCTGGCCTGGCGGCTGGCGCGGTTTTTGCTGGCCACGCCCGAACATGATGGCGGCATGTTCGCCCCACCGCCGCCCGCCACGCTGGACGTGCCCGCCGATCACCCCGTCACCCGCCGTCTGGCCGCCCTGTCGGATCCGCGTGCCTATCTGCTGCGACGCGGCCTGAACGAAACAGAAAAGGCCCCGGCGCAGGACATTCTGGTGAAAGAGGTCCGCAAGCTGAAGGAATTCTTCACCATGGCCGCCGCCGATGGCGGTCGCCGGGTGGCGATTGTCGACAGCGCCGACGAGCTGAACACCAATGCCGCCAATGCGCTGCTGAAGCTGCTGGAGGAACCGCCTGCCGGCGTCACGTTCTTCCTGATCTCGCACCAGCCCTTCCGCCTGCTGCCCACCATCCGCTCGCGCTGCCGCGAATTGCGGCTGACCGCCCTGCCCGCGCGCCCGATGGCCGAGGCGCTGGCGCAGGCCGGGGCCGTGATCGACGCCCCCGAAGCGATGGCCGAACTGGCGGGCGGCTCGGTCGGCGAGGCCATGCGCATCACCAATCTGGAGGGCATGGCGCTTTACCGCACTCTGATCGCGCTGTTCGGCGGCCTGCCCCGCATGGATCGGCCCCGCTTGCTGGCCTTTGCCGAAACCGGCAGCGGCAAGGGCAACGAGCCGCGCTTTGATCTGGCACTGACGCTGATGGATCTGCTGCTGGCCCGTCTGGCCCGCGCAGGCACGCTTGGCACCACCCCACCCGAGGCCTGCCAAGGCGAGGCGGCACTGCTGGCGCGGCTGTCCCCCGACCCTTGGGCCGCCCGCCAATGGGCCGATCTGGCGCAAAGCCTGTCGGCGCGGGCGCGTCGGGGCAAGGCGGTCAACCTTGACCCTGCCGCGCTTCTGATGGATATGCTTCTCAGGATCGAAGAGACGGCGGGCACGCTCGCCTCAAGGTGA